The proteins below come from a single uncultured Dethiosulfovibrio sp. genomic window:
- a CDS encoding V-type ATP synthase subunit F, with the protein MSDSSSRPMAAVGHYDTVLPFQAVGVRPFPVTGDLLEAKSILERLAREDYAVVFVEEALFLEHQELISELNQEHSASIIPIPGIKGSLNVGLSAIRKNVERAVGMDIFAEK; encoded by the coding sequence GTCCTATGGCAGCTGTAGGACATTACGATACGGTACTTCCCTTTCAGGCGGTAGGAGTAAGACCGTTCCCTGTAACCGGTGACCTCTTAGAGGCGAAGTCTATTCTGGAGAGATTGGCCAGAGAGGATTATGCCGTGGTCTTTGTTGAAGAGGCTCTTTTTCTGGAACATCAGGAACTTATATCGGAGCTCAACCAAGAGCACTCTGCCAGCATAATACCTATACCAGGCATAAAGGGATCCCTCAACGTCGGACTCTCTGCGATCCGCAAAAACGTGGAACGCGCCGTAGGTATGGATATTTTTGCTGAAAAATAG